One window from the genome of Salvia miltiorrhiza cultivar Shanhuang (shh) chromosome 7, IMPLAD_Smil_shh, whole genome shotgun sequence encodes:
- the LOC130994488 gene encoding putative late blight resistance protein homolog R1A-10, translating to MAAYGALVSLMHIIDRIEKHPSPPISIHKQQVESLTQNVTFLQDFLDAYISPVVDDHEADPLERRIADAVYAAEDVIESQIVLQIHNQSRIRGKMSSFINLFRARCKCTTIDRNEFELGVNASEEFYHDLQQVIEEMNLIKKEAMEIAAAAQLQTKVSSSHVVSSTSSSSVKESKMVGFVEVLLEVLDKLSGGQLSRQIIPIMGMGGTGKTTLARHVFQHALVKEHFDICAWTTISQTYNLKETLREVLFQASGHSSSDLSEGELGLRLYQYLWGWRYLIIMDDIWSIEVWDKMRSSFPDCNNGSRIVITTRLSNLTSQLGESYGVGMKFLDKRSSWDLFCKTVFGGESFPPELKKIGKNIVANCKGLPLSIATIGGLLAKSERTREYWARIEQNLNSIVITNNDEFCLKILRMSYTYLPNYLKPCFLYMGVFEEDRSIRASMLKKLWVSEGFLKPASGKCWETIAEEYLKELVDRNLILVDELGFSGNVKFCKIHDLLRDVCLKEVEKERFYHIIEKTPSVIDKERRRVVFKND from the coding sequence ATGGCGGCTTATGGAGCTCTGGTTTCTCTTATGCATATCATAGATCGGATTGAAAAACATCCTTCCCCTCCAATTTCTATCCACAAACAGCAAGTtgaatctctcactcaaaaTGTTACCTTCTTGCAGGATTTTCTTGATGCTTATATTTCCCCGGTTGTGGATGACCATGAAGCGGATCCATTGGAGCGTCGCATTGCTGATGCAGTTTATGCAGCTGAGGATGTCATCGAATCCCAAATTGTGCTTCAAATTCATAACCAATCCAGAATTCGTGGGAAGATGTCCAGTTTTATCAACTTGTTTCGAGCTCGGTGCAAATGCACAACTATTGATAGAAATGAATTCGAGCTTGGTGTAAATGCATCTGAGGAGTTCTATCACGATCTACAGCAAGTGATAGAAGAAATGAATTTGATCAAGAAGGAAGCCATGGAGATTGCAGCCGCAGCTCAACTGCAGACAAAGGTCTCCTCAAGTCATGTTGTCTCCTCAACGTCCTCTTCCTCTGTGAAGGAAAGCAAGATGGTGGGTTTCGTCGAGGTGTTACTTGAAGTGCTGGATAAGCTCAGTGGAGGCCAACTCAGTCGCCAAATCATCCCAATTATGGGGATGGGCGGCActggtaagaccactcttgcccgACATGTATTTCAGCATGCGCTTGTTAAAGAGcattttgatatttgtgcttggACTACGATTTCTCAAACTTATAATTTGAAAGAAACACTTAGAGAAGTTCTTTTCCAAGCAAGTGGGCATTCGAGTAGTGATTTGAGTGAGGGCGAATTGGGATTAAGACTATACCAGTATTTATGGGGTTGGAGGTATCTCATAATTATGGATGATATTTGGAGTATAGAGGTGTGGGACAAGATGAGGTCTTCCTTTCCTGATTGCAATAATGGGAGTCGAATAGTTATAACAACTAGGCTGTCAAACTTGACTTCCCAGTTGGGTGAGTCTTATGGCGTTGGTATGAAATTTCTAGATAAGCGTAGTAGTTGGGATTTGTTCTGTAAGACTGTGTTTGGGGGAGAAAGCTTTCCACCCGAGTTGAAGAAAATTGGAAAGAATATTGTAGCAAATTGTAAAGGGCTTCCTTTATCAATTGCTACAATTGGAGGTCTTTTGGCAAAATCTGAGCGCACTAGAGAATATTGGGCGCGTATAGAGCAAAATTTGAATTCAATTGTTATTACGAATAATGATGAATTTTGCTTGAAAATATTGCGAATGAGCTATACCTATCTGCCCAACTATTTGAAACCATGTTTTCTGTATATGGGTGtttttgaggaagatcgttcaATTCGTGCCTCAATGCTGAAGAAGCTATGGGTTTCTGAAGGATTTTTAAAACCCGCGAGTGGAAAATGTTGGGAAACAATAGCAGAAGAGTACTTGAAGGAGTTGGTAGATAGAAATCTGATTTTAGTTGATGAGTTGGGGTTTAGTGGAAATGTAAAGTTTTGTAAGATTCATGATTTGTTGAGGGACGTGTGCTTGAAAGAAGTTGAAAAGGAGAGGTTTTATCATATCATAGAAAAGACTCCTTCAGTCATAGATAAGGAACGTCGTCGGGTTGTTTTTAAAAATGACTAG
- the LOC130995101 gene encoding uncharacterized protein LOC130995101 — protein MVFYGRFSSQLHIIEAGKGESPNSPICNRERMRLIILRPKALLLSLPPLCAAFVSGKQPLAATFSSLASPPIPITSLSLPPPRATSVVGSAPTTAPIAPPLPLASDSDNSRPHSSGNN, from the exons ATGGTGTTCTACGGCCGGTtctcttctcaactccacataaTCGAGGCAGGAAAGGGGGAAAGCCCTAATTCTCCGATTTGCAATCGAGAGCGGATGAGGTTGATAATTCTTCGACCTAAAGCCCTTCTCCTCTCTCTACCTCCTCTCTGTGCCGCCTTTGTCTCCGGCAAGCAGCCGCTAGCCGCCACCTTCTCCAGCCTGGCGTCGCCCCCCATCCCCATCACCTCTCTTTCGCTTCCACCACCACg aGCAACCTCCGTCGTCGGCTCAGCGCCCACCACCGCTCCAATCGCACCACCACTGCCCCTGGCCTCTGACTCCGACAACAGTCGCCCTCATTCTTCAGGTAACAACTAA